One part of the Cyclobacteriaceae bacterium genome encodes these proteins:
- a CDS encoding OmpA family protein, with protein sequence MTLPTVKSLFIVALILSSAGLFAQDYYVVIGAYRVQKYADAFTGYARNAKFDAQQGKHEQRNLTYIYVLKTNDKKEASAMTRRLQKETEFEDAWLYEGPLTTGEPTQPIVKREPKEEKIPVTEQKPEPVVVKEESKTEPKPEPKPEPKPEPREEPKREPVVEDKPLPPARGQYFKFVVMTQDGQTLSSQVHNVDRMQGRDLATYKTDEYVDILRPADPAIPLTIVCGIFGFKEEIKIINYNDPGQTPDVTRDEKGAWVVPYKLERLKKGDVSVMYDVAFYKDAAIMTPASKTELDELVNMMRMNPNYRIKIHGHNNGNDKNIRITTLGKDKNYFAMAGSSTKNGNGKELSKLRAETIQSYLVDNGIDKKRTEIYAWGGMEMLVKQGSTVAAKLNNRIEIEILQD encoded by the coding sequence ATGACCCTCCCCACTGTGAAATCGCTATTTATCGTAGCGTTGATCTTATCTTCAGCCGGACTTTTCGCACAAGATTACTACGTTGTTATTGGCGCCTATCGCGTTCAAAAATATGCTGATGCTTTTACCGGTTATGCCCGAAATGCCAAGTTCGATGCCCAACAGGGAAAACACGAACAACGAAACCTTACCTACATCTATGTATTAAAAACAAACGATAAGAAGGAGGCATCGGCCATGACGCGCAGGCTACAGAAGGAGACCGAGTTTGAAGATGCCTGGTTGTACGAAGGGCCACTAACCACGGGTGAACCCACTCAACCCATCGTTAAACGAGAACCAAAGGAAGAGAAAATACCTGTTACTGAGCAAAAGCCTGAGCCTGTGGTGGTAAAGGAAGAATCAAAGACAGAACCTAAACCAGAACCCAAACCTGAACCCAAGCCCGAGCCTAGAGAAGAACCTAAGCGCGAACCGGTCGTAGAGGATAAGCCCTTACCTCCTGCCCGCGGACAGTACTTTAAATTTGTGGTCATGACACAAGACGGTCAAACATTAAGTTCGCAGGTACACAATGTTGACCGGATGCAGGGCCGTGATTTGGCCACCTACAAAACCGATGAATATGTTGACATCCTTCGTCCGGCTGACCCCGCCATACCCCTGACGATCGTTTGCGGCATTTTCGGCTTTAAAGAAGAGATCAAAATCATCAACTACAACGACCCCGGCCAAACACCCGATGTTACCCGCGATGAAAAGGGCGCATGGGTTGTGCCCTATAAACTCGAGCGGCTAAAAAAAGGCGATGTGTCGGTTATGTACGATGTTGCCTTTTATAAGGATGCGGCCATTATGACGCCTGCATCAAAAACGGAGTTAGATGAGTTGGTTAACATGATGCGCATGAATCCGAATTACCGGATCAAAATTCACGGGCACAACAACGGTAACGATAAGAACATTCGCATCACTACGTTGGGCAAAGACAAAAACTATTTTGCCATGGCAGGTTCATCTACCAAAAACGGCAACGGAAAAGAACTGTCGAAGTTGAGGGCAGAAACGATTCAATCGTACCTGGTGGATAATGGCATCGATAAAAAGCGTACCGAAATTTACGCCTGGGGCGGAATGGAAATGCTCGTGAAGCAAGGATCCACCGTTGCCGCCAAACTTAATAACCGCATTGAAATAGAAATTTTGCAGGATTAA
- the hrpB gene encoding ATP-dependent helicase HrpB: MRVLHSELPLPLMQYPILEILPSLKASLELSKKVILQAPPGAGKSTLVPLELMDEPWLKEKKIIMLEPRRLAARSVAMRMASLLEDEVGKKIGYRVRFENKVSNQTRVEVVTEGILTRMIQCDNALEDVGLVIFDEFHERSLQADLALALCIQTQHVLRDDLRILIMSATLDGQALSEKLAAPLISSEGKQYPVEVHYLGDDKDVHASVYTARTIRKALMEEKGDVLAFFPGTGEIRRTVELLEQENLPVILFPLYGDLPFKKQQEAILPDPQGRRKVVLATSIAETSLTIEGIRMVIDSGLSRVPKFDPRSGLTRLETIRVTKDAADQRTGRAGRLGPGVCYRLWSEATQRNLQPNRKPEILEADLSSLVLELAAWGITNVNELTWITPPPQGAVSQAKELLTQLGALEDDRVTKHGRAMAELPTHPRIAHMLVNSADESALASDVAALLEERDPLSASGSADLTLRLEALRKWRGKEFVQADRNVLERIERLAQSWRKSFSIQADNKIVSDYEVGKLLALAYPDRIAKRMEKHSERYKLMNGRVAKLPAHDPLMHAEWIVVAQLDAGSGEGKIFLAAPVHEEDLKLIARPVQEVRLNKERGVVEGVEEFRIGNLVLSQKKLTPIPDDKRISILCSAIHDEGIGVLGFPESIRELQLRVGSLKVWRKDEAWPDMSDQSLLNHIYDWLPPFLNQINSLSELQKLDWYSILLTLIPWELQRKIDELAPARLEVPSGSLIKIQYNSNGQPPVMEVRLQECFGLLDTPAVNEGRVKITMHLLSPGYKPVQVTQDLKSFWNTTYHEVKKELKRRYPKHSWPDDPWTAQAVRGAVRRR, translated from the coding sequence ATGCGGGTTCTTCATTCTGAATTACCTTTACCCCTTATGCAATACCCGATTCTGGAGATACTTCCATCATTAAAGGCAAGTTTGGAGCTAAGCAAGAAGGTAATCTTACAAGCTCCACCCGGTGCGGGTAAGTCAACCCTTGTGCCGTTGGAGTTGATGGATGAGCCTTGGCTGAAGGAAAAGAAAATCATCATGCTGGAGCCGCGCAGATTGGCTGCGCGATCAGTGGCCATGCGGATGGCCTCGTTACTGGAGGATGAGGTGGGGAAGAAGATTGGATATCGTGTACGCTTTGAAAATAAAGTAAGCAATCAAACACGTGTTGAAGTAGTTACAGAGGGAATCCTTACCCGCATGATTCAATGCGACAATGCCCTTGAAGATGTCGGACTAGTCATCTTTGATGAATTTCACGAACGAAGCCTGCAAGCTGATTTGGCGTTAGCGCTTTGTATTCAAACACAACACGTGCTGCGTGATGATTTGCGCATACTGATTATGTCAGCTACGTTAGATGGGCAAGCACTATCAGAAAAACTAGCGGCCCCGCTCATCAGCAGTGAAGGAAAACAATACCCGGTAGAGGTACACTACCTGGGCGATGATAAGGATGTTCATGCGTCTGTGTATACGGCACGGACAATCCGAAAAGCTTTGATGGAAGAAAAGGGCGATGTACTGGCATTCTTTCCCGGTACGGGCGAAATCAGACGCACAGTTGAATTATTGGAGCAGGAAAATTTACCTGTGATTCTTTTTCCGCTGTATGGCGACCTGCCGTTCAAAAAACAACAAGAAGCTATTTTACCCGATCCACAAGGAAGGCGTAAGGTTGTTTTGGCAACGAGTATTGCCGAGACATCGCTGACCATTGAGGGTATTCGTATGGTTATCGATTCAGGACTTTCACGTGTACCTAAGTTTGATCCGCGTAGCGGGTTAACCCGTTTGGAAACTATTCGTGTTACTAAAGACGCAGCCGATCAGCGCACGGGCCGTGCCGGGCGACTTGGCCCCGGTGTTTGTTACCGGTTATGGAGTGAAGCAACACAACGAAACCTTCAACCAAATCGCAAGCCAGAAATTTTGGAAGCCGATCTTAGTTCATTGGTGTTGGAACTAGCGGCATGGGGCATAACAAATGTTAATGAGTTGACATGGATAACACCTCCACCACAAGGAGCGGTAAGTCAGGCGAAAGAATTATTGACACAGTTGGGCGCTTTGGAAGATGACCGCGTAACAAAACATGGACGGGCCATGGCCGAGTTGCCAACACATCCGCGGATTGCGCACATGCTGGTAAATAGCGCAGATGAATCTGCTTTGGCATCCGATGTTGCCGCGTTATTAGAGGAGCGCGATCCATTAAGTGCTTCAGGAAGTGCTGATCTTACCTTACGCCTTGAGGCTTTGCGAAAATGGCGAGGTAAGGAATTTGTTCAGGCCGACCGGAACGTATTGGAGCGAATCGAACGTTTGGCACAGTCGTGGCGAAAATCATTTTCCATACAAGCCGATAATAAAATTGTCAGTGATTATGAGGTTGGGAAATTATTAGCCCTTGCATACCCTGATCGTATTGCCAAGCGAATGGAGAAGCACAGTGAGCGCTATAAACTCATGAACGGTCGTGTTGCAAAACTTCCTGCTCACGATCCGCTGATGCATGCCGAATGGATTGTGGTGGCGCAACTTGATGCAGGCTCAGGTGAAGGAAAAATATTTCTGGCGGCTCCGGTGCACGAAGAAGACCTGAAACTGATTGCCAGACCGGTGCAGGAAGTCAGGTTGAACAAAGAACGTGGAGTAGTTGAAGGGGTAGAGGAATTTCGAATTGGAAATCTTGTATTGTCACAGAAAAAGCTTACGCCAATTCCTGACGATAAGCGAATCAGTATACTATGCTCGGCCATACACGATGAAGGGATTGGTGTATTGGGTTTCCCTGAATCTATTCGTGAGCTGCAGTTGCGTGTGGGTAGCTTAAAAGTTTGGCGGAAGGATGAGGCATGGCCTGATATGTCGGATCAATCTTTATTGAATCACATATACGATTGGCTTCCGCCTTTTTTAAATCAGATCAATTCATTAAGCGAGCTGCAAAAGCTTGATTGGTATTCAATTTTGCTCACGCTGATTCCATGGGAGCTACAACGAAAGATTGATGAGCTTGCTCCTGCTCGACTGGAAGTACCGAGTGGATCGTTGATTAAAATCCAGTACAACAGCAATGGACAACCACCGGTGATGGAAGTACGGTTACAAGAATGTTTTGGTTTGCTTGACACCCCTGCTGTAAATGAAGGTCGGGTGAAGATAACCATGCATTTGCTTTCGCCCGGTTATAAGCCCGTTCAGGTTACACAAGACCTGAAAAGTTTCTGGAACACCACCTACCACGAAGTAAAGAAAGAGTTGAAAAGACGTTACCCCAAGCATTCATGGCCGGATGATCCGTGGACAGCGCAAGCGGTGAGGGGAGCGGTTAGGCGCAGGTAA
- a CDS encoding metal ABC transporter permease produces the protein MNNDLSIILTASLVSASCALLGSFLILRRMAMVGDAISHAVLPGIVIAFLLSGSRDSLTMLIGAGVIGMFTTFLIEFFHKKARLQTDASIGVTFTWLFAIGVVMISIFAGKVDLDQDCVLYGEIAYVPLDVIITQGGINLGPKALYVSGTILIVNLLFILLFYRKLFLTTFDPAFASAIGISTTLWHYALMGAVSMTTVASFESVGAILVVALLIAPAATAYLLTDNFKTMLAIACFAGATSSITGYYLAVWLDGSIAGAIAAMNGLQFGLALIFSPVHGIFFRKIKAGAH, from the coding sequence ATGAACAACGATTTATCCATCATACTAACCGCCTCCCTGGTATCTGCGAGCTGTGCCCTGCTGGGAAGTTTCTTGATTTTACGCAGGATGGCTATGGTGGGCGATGCCATTTCGCATGCTGTGCTGCCCGGTATTGTTATCGCCTTCTTATTGTCCGGATCGCGTGACTCATTAACCATGCTGATTGGTGCCGGGGTTATTGGTATGTTCACTACTTTTTTAATTGAATTCTTCCACAAAAAAGCACGTCTGCAAACCGATGCATCCATTGGCGTAACCTTTACATGGCTTTTCGCCATAGGTGTGGTCATGATTTCGATCTTTGCCGGAAAAGTTGACCTCGACCAGGACTGTGTGCTCTATGGTGAGATTGCATACGTACCATTGGATGTTATCATTACACAAGGTGGAATAAATCTGGGCCCAAAAGCCTTGTACGTATCGGGTACTATCCTTATCGTAAACCTGCTGTTCATTTTGCTTTTTTACCGCAAACTTTTTCTTACAACCTTTGATCCGGCTTTTGCCAGTGCCATTGGTATATCCACCACCCTTTGGCATTATGCACTAATGGGTGCCGTTTCCATGACAACCGTGGCATCCTTTGAATCTGTTGGTGCCATACTGGTGGTGGCGCTGCTCATTGCCCCTGCCGCCACAGCATATCTGTTGACCGATAATTTTAAAACCATGCTGGCGATAGCTTGTTTTGCCGGAGCCACTTCTTCCATAACTGGTTATTACCTGGCGGTTTGGCTGGATGGATCCATTGCCGGGGCCATAGCAGCCATGAACGGTTTGCAGTTTGGGTTAGCCCTGATCTTTTCACCAGTACATGGTATCTTCTTCCGGAAAATCAAGGCCGGGGCACATTAG
- a CDS encoding glycoside hydrolase family 13 protein yields the protein MKPSAPFLLFVLLSFFANAQNPEVYPPHWWSGMKNTSLQLMVHGTDIGKDNPTVTLKYPGVTLKKVHYPENNNYLFIDLDVSPKAAPGKFNLTINQKAKPAVIEYTLKPRRNGKGTEFAQGVTSSDFIYLLMPDRFSNGDPSNDRLPGMRDQSLNRDSIFHRHGGDLQGVINKLDYLQDLGITALWMTPVIQNDMPNRTEHGYAFTNHYKIEPRFGGEEAYKKLSYELHRRGMKLIQDAVYNHVGLYHFTVQDKPMKDWLHEWPEYTNTSYRDQTLFDPYVAPSEKKKMSDGWFTKMMPDLNHQNPFVEKFLIQHAIWSVEEFGVDGWRIDTYHYNDLEFMNRCNKALMDEYPSISMFGETWVHGVINQAYFVENNLNFSFKSNLPATNDFQTLFYGIQAALNEKFGWTEGASRLYQTMSNDLVYKDPMKQVIFLDNHDLSRFFSVVNEDLNKIKVGFTWLLTSRGIPQMYYGGEILMKGVANPDGWVRLDFPGGWPDDKVNKFTAEGRTKEEQEVFTLIRTLANFRKTSSALKTGKMMQYVPVDGLYVYFRYDNNQTVMCVMNTGEKEMMVDFSKYIERTAGFTNANNVLTGESIQISAPFKIKPVSMVVLELKK from the coding sequence ATGAAACCGTCAGCACCCTTTTTACTCTTTGTACTGCTTAGTTTTTTTGCAAACGCACAAAATCCGGAAGTTTATCCGCCCCACTGGTGGAGTGGTATGAAAAATACTTCACTGCAACTTATGGTGCATGGTACCGATATCGGTAAAGATAACCCAACGGTTACACTCAAATATCCCGGTGTTACCCTTAAGAAGGTGCATTATCCAGAAAACAATAATTACCTGTTCATCGACCTGGATGTTTCACCAAAAGCCGCGCCAGGAAAATTCAACCTGACGATCAATCAAAAAGCAAAACCGGCTGTGATCGAATACACCTTGAAACCGAGGCGCAATGGCAAGGGGACAGAATTTGCCCAAGGTGTTACATCTTCCGACTTTATATACCTGTTAATGCCCGACCGGTTTAGCAACGGTGATCCTTCAAATGACAGGCTTCCCGGCATGCGCGATCAATCCCTTAACCGCGACTCGATTTTTCACCGGCATGGCGGTGATTTGCAAGGTGTAATCAATAAACTCGACTACCTGCAGGATTTAGGCATAACCGCATTATGGATGACCCCTGTTATCCAAAACGATATGCCAAACCGAACCGAGCACGGTTATGCTTTTACCAATCATTACAAAATTGAACCACGCTTTGGCGGAGAAGAAGCTTATAAAAAACTTAGCTACGAATTGCATAGGCGGGGCATGAAACTTATCCAGGATGCTGTGTACAATCATGTTGGACTATACCATTTCACTGTTCAAGACAAGCCCATGAAAGACTGGCTGCACGAATGGCCGGAATACACCAATACCAGCTACCGCGATCAAACCTTGTTTGATCCCTATGTGGCTCCATCTGAAAAGAAAAAAATGAGCGATGGCTGGTTTACGAAAATGATGCCCGACCTTAACCATCAAAATCCCTTTGTAGAGAAGTTTCTGATTCAGCATGCCATCTGGAGTGTGGAAGAATTCGGTGTTGACGGCTGGCGAATTGATACCTACCATTACAACGACCTTGAATTTATGAACCGCTGTAACAAGGCACTGATGGATGAGTACCCTTCTATCTCTATGTTTGGCGAAACTTGGGTACATGGCGTCATTAATCAAGCTTACTTTGTAGAAAACAATCTGAATTTTTCTTTTAAGAGTAATCTTCCTGCGACAAACGACTTTCAAACACTTTTTTATGGAATTCAGGCCGCATTAAATGAAAAGTTTGGCTGGACGGAGGGTGCAAGTCGGCTCTACCAAACCATGTCGAATGACTTGGTTTATAAGGACCCAATGAAACAAGTTATCTTTTTGGACAACCACGATTTGAGTCGTTTCTTCTCAGTGGTAAATGAAGACTTAAACAAAATAAAAGTAGGCTTTACCTGGCTGTTGACTTCACGTGGCATACCACAAATGTATTACGGTGGTGAAATACTGATGAAAGGTGTTGCCAATCCGGATGGATGGGTTCGGCTGGATTTTCCCGGTGGCTGGCCTGATGATAAAGTAAATAAGTTTACTGCCGAAGGAAGGACAAAAGAAGAACAAGAGGTTTTTACGTTAATTCGTACGTTGGCCAACTTCCGCAAAACTTCAAGCGCCCTAAAAACTGGGAAGATGATGCAGTACGTACCCGTGGATGGATTGTATGTTTACTTCCGCTACGATAATAATCAAACCGTTATGTGTGTGATGAATACCGGTGAAAAGGAAATGATGGTAGATTTTTCAAAATACATCGAACGTACTGCTGGTTTTACAAATGCAAACAATGTCCTTACGGGTGAATCCATACAAATCTCTGCTCCATTTAAAATCAAGCCGGTGAGTATGGTGGTGTTGGAATTAAAGAAATAG
- the mnmE gene encoding tRNA uridine-5-carboxymethylaminomethyl(34) synthesis GTPase MnmE produces MAAKIFDHTDTIVALATAQGISAIAVIRLSGANAITLVNKVFHGKDLEKQATHTAHVGLIAEGEKVIDEVVVTIFKAPKSFTRENVVEVSCHGSPIAVKELIKLFLKSGARLAEPGEFTRRAFLNGRIDLAQAEAVADIISAETDNARQAAINQMRGGFSKEINHLREELIHFASLIELELDFGEEDVEFAKRDDLRKLILRIQSYLRVLIDSFDAGNVIKNGVPTVIAGKPNAGKSTLLNTLVNEDRAIVSEIAGTTRDTIEDEIVLGGINFRFMDTAGLRETDDVIEALGVQRTREHMKRAALIIYLFDLADTSWEEIEKEEAHLKALGIPYLKVGNKLDKANPELMQKLTDRAFVFISAAQKNNIQELKDKILAHFHINTVKQGDVMVTNLRHYHNLTQTFDALQRVLDGLDHGITGDFLAMDIRQALHYLGEITGTITTEDLLDNIFSKFCIGK; encoded by the coding sequence ATGGCAGCCAAAATTTTCGACCATACCGATACGATTGTTGCTCTTGCCACTGCGCAAGGCATTAGTGCAATTGCCGTTATCCGTTTGTCCGGAGCAAATGCTATTACCCTTGTCAATAAAGTTTTCCACGGAAAAGACCTGGAAAAGCAGGCTACCCATACTGCGCATGTTGGTTTGATTGCGGAGGGCGAAAAGGTGATTGATGAGGTAGTGGTTACAATTTTTAAAGCGCCAAAATCTTTTACGCGTGAAAATGTAGTAGAAGTATCATGTCACGGCTCACCCATAGCGGTGAAAGAACTGATAAAACTTTTTTTAAAATCAGGCGCACGATTGGCCGAGCCGGGTGAATTTACCCGAAGGGCATTCCTGAACGGCCGTATAGACCTGGCCCAAGCCGAAGCTGTAGCAGACATTATCAGTGCTGAAACGGATAATGCCCGACAAGCAGCCATTAACCAGATGCGTGGCGGCTTTTCAAAAGAAATCAACCACCTGCGTGAAGAGCTGATCCACTTTGCTTCATTAATTGAACTTGAACTTGACTTTGGCGAAGAAGATGTAGAGTTCGCTAAGCGGGATGATTTGCGTAAACTGATCCTTCGTATCCAATCATACCTGCGCGTATTGATCGATTCATTCGATGCCGGTAATGTTATTAAAAACGGGGTACCTACCGTAATAGCCGGAAAACCCAATGCCGGAAAATCAACTTTGTTGAATACGTTGGTGAATGAAGATCGCGCCATAGTTTCTGAAATAGCCGGTACAACACGCGATACCATTGAAGACGAAATTGTGCTGGGCGGAATCAACTTCAGGTTTATGGATACAGCCGGTTTACGCGAAACCGATGATGTTATCGAGGCCCTTGGTGTGCAGCGCACACGCGAACATATGAAACGGGCCGCTTTGATTATTTACCTGTTCGATCTTGCCGATACATCCTGGGAAGAAATCGAAAAGGAAGAAGCTCACTTAAAAGCCTTGGGCATACCCTACCTTAAAGTGGGGAACAAACTCGATAAGGCCAACCCCGAGTTAATGCAAAAACTCACAGATCGTGCCTTTGTTTTCATATCGGCAGCGCAGAAAAACAACATACAGGAATTAAAAGACAAGATTCTTGCCCATTTTCACATCAACACCGTAAAGCAAGGCGATGTAATGGTTACAAACTTGCGCCATTACCATAACCTGACACAGACCTTCGATGCGCTTCAGCGCGTACTGGATGGGCTGGACCATGGCATAACCGGAGACTTTTTGGCCATGGATATTCGGCAGGCACTCCATTATTTAGGCGAAATCACCGGCACCATTACCACGGAAGATTTGCTGGATAATATTTTTAGTAAGTTTTGTATCGGGAAGTAA
- a CDS encoding metal ABC transporter permease yields MNALWEFLSFSDANIRYVALGSVLLTASSALVGSFTFLNKKSLVGDAIAHAVLPGICLGFIMSGTKNPVALIAGAFVTGWLSIVLVEFIVSKTRIKEDTAIGLILSVFFGIGILMLTVIQKSGNASQSGLDHFLFGKAASLVGSDLLTFSIVAVILLLMVFALFKEFSLLAFDKDYARSIGLPVKGIELILTSLIVLAVVIGIQAVGVVLMAAILITPAAAARFWTDKITTMFLLASVFGAISGLSGAFISYTAPSMPTGPWIVIVISSIAFISFFLAPNRGVISRLVRQTRIRKTINDENVLKIIYQLGEENRNFFIPRLTTEIIRKRFYDKKVLMSILKRLARQGYIERTRNLWALTEEGKKRAQRVVKIHRLWELYLTTYMRIAPDHVHEDADTIEHLLTPELEEQLEKLLGYPKVDPHKSEIPYGNT; encoded by the coding sequence ATGAATGCCCTTTGGGAATTTTTGTCCTTCAGCGATGCAAACATCCGCTACGTAGCGCTTGGTTCGGTTTTGCTTACGGCCAGTTCGGCCCTGGTAGGATCGTTTACCTTCCTGAACAAAAAATCATTGGTGGGCGATGCTATTGCGCATGCCGTATTGCCCGGTATCTGCCTGGGTTTTATTATGAGCGGAACCAAAAACCCGGTTGCACTTATTGCCGGTGCATTTGTTACCGGTTGGTTATCCATTGTATTGGTTGAATTTATTGTATCAAAAACACGTATAAAAGAAGATACGGCCATCGGTTTAATCCTTTCGGTTTTTTTTGGCATAGGTATCCTTATGCTTACCGTAATTCAAAAAAGTGGCAATGCTTCGCAATCCGGCCTCGATCATTTCCTGTTCGGAAAGGCTGCTTCGCTGGTCGGTAGCGACCTGCTAACGTTTAGTATAGTGGCTGTTATTTTATTGCTGATGGTATTTGCTTTGTTTAAAGAGTTTTCATTGCTGGCGTTTGACAAAGATTATGCCCGCTCAATCGGGCTTCCTGTAAAAGGAATTGAATTGATCCTCACCTCACTGATTGTGTTGGCCGTGGTTATTGGCATTCAGGCTGTGGGGGTAGTGTTAATGGCCGCCATACTTATTACCCCGGCAGCCGCGGCCAGGTTTTGGACAGATAAGATTACAACGATGTTTCTATTGGCCAGTGTGTTTGGTGCTATCAGCGGATTAAGCGGGGCCTTCATTTCCTATACTGCGCCTTCTATGCCCACCGGCCCCTGGATTGTTATTGTTATATCATCCATCGCATTTATTTCATTCTTTCTGGCCCCAAACCGTGGCGTTATAAGCCGGTTGGTACGGCAAACCCGAATCCGTAAAACGATAAATGACGAGAATGTTTTAAAGATTATCTACCAGCTTGGTGAAGAAAACCGGAACTTTTTTATCCCGCGATTAACCACAGAAATTATCCGCAAAAGGTTTTACGATAAAAAGGTTTTGATGAGCATACTTAAACGCCTTGCACGGCAAGGATACATTGAACGCACCCGCAACCTTTGGGCACTTACCGAAGAGGGAAAAAAACGTGCGCAGCGTGTGGTAAAAATTCACCGGCTTTGGGAATTGTACCTCACTACCTACATGCGCATTGCACCCGATCACGTGCATGAAGATGCCGACACCATTGAGCACTTATTAACACCCGAACTGGAAGAACAACTGGAAAAACTTTTGGGCTATCCCAAAGTTGATCCGCACAAATCTGAGATACCCTATGGTAATACATGA